A genome region from Rhizobium sp. NXC14 includes the following:
- a CDS encoding non-ribosomal peptide synthetase, producing MNKQITNFADARPTDAVDAVFESFPLTIAQKRIWSLEQIGNYTVFPDQVIGLRLSAATGVETIAGACRALVAENPSLSTRFRRLAGGRIEQYRGASNAVPIEILGKEGAALSEAEALAARKAFRDRRFDLLDGPGARIQIIQLADGQSLLTIVLHPIISDDREKSVLAASLARILDGEPAGDVQPAEISAGTREEEWLETDEARKALAYWRDTIGLDYAASTFPTRFNSGGLAGVARAEHRFAIEPNLWAKLERHAESKRYQIERVLHAAFCALLARYSGNYALLTGLLIARPGTEHFASRGRAAQVLPLVLSLTSRHSLDDVVAAISSVTQEGLARLVPLERITQELVVDEAAAQEAVVKALFEFREPYPVPRQATNLEPLGARADSELSLMIEARTDGAAYGLIDYAQDLYDGALVARVARHFCLVLEQIVVKPDLKIKDIELMGSDELDWLSAPYEDDVVNDDRPVHELISAHSRRTPEKTAIVYGDEAWSHGWLEASTNSLGHRLRQLGVRAEVTVAIFIKRSPEAIVGILATLKAGGAYIPVEPDHPPARNHHILRDGGVKIVLTHSWLRHRLPEELDAIVLELDKLDLDGEPDTPLYIPTHKDQLAYVMYTSGSTGLPKGVAVEHGPLTHHLQNTSRVYGMSSESRELPFLPFSSDGGHERWMNPLMEGGSIILPDQPLWTPEETLTAMRKHGANNASIPTTYLQQLAEWADITDGAPPMRLYSFGGEGLAQSTFDLLSRALKSEWLINGYGPTETIMTPMVWKVRAGTRFQGVYAPLGRAVGLRRVYVLDPDLNLCPIGVTGELYIGGEGIARGYIGKPDTTADRFIPDPFSKEGGRLYRSGDLTRWREDGTVEFVGRVDHQVKLRGYRIELGEIEAALLQQPGVGEALVVLRDDDAGEKALVAYVVRKKDERLDVETVRAGLERSLPSYMVPAAVVELEKMPTNPNSKLDRFALPAPQPVKRAIVEPVTALEEEVLDVWRQVLKLEAISVEDNFFAIGGNSLGAIRILTQLRQRRPKVPLTVADIFNNPTIRAFAGVMEQGEERDLSEVIVLRASGAKPRLYCFPGLLVSTREYVKLVDYLGADQPATGFICHSLSEKKEVGAPVEEIIESYVDYIRTHSKGAPCYFLGWSWGGLLAYEAARTLANEVDVRMMAMVDVCDLGSEFAIGAKPRFRPGERDALHRDVQAWLQKTAMRPEWDRLLSTMDADTYEQFLRFVGDEKDPLPTDGPEISSREHTFWVLIDNALIFRKHRLVPHDVPIYPWAADDSLNRGLNLIDWRRLSPRAHAAEIITGTNHLHMIGSPAFHSRLALRLKETEKDNA from the coding sequence ATGAACAAGCAGATTACCAATTTCGCCGATGCCCGCCCGACCGACGCTGTGGATGCCGTCTTCGAGAGTTTTCCGCTGACGATCGCGCAGAAGCGCATCTGGTCGCTGGAGCAGATCGGCAATTACACGGTCTTTCCCGATCAGGTCATCGGGCTGCGATTGAGTGCCGCGACCGGCGTCGAGACGATCGCCGGCGCCTGCCGCGCGCTCGTGGCTGAGAACCCGTCGCTTTCCACTCGTTTCCGCCGGCTGGCGGGCGGGCGCATCGAGCAATATCGCGGCGCATCGAACGCCGTGCCGATCGAAATCCTCGGCAAAGAAGGTGCTGCTCTTTCCGAGGCTGAGGCCTTGGCTGCGCGGAAAGCCTTTCGCGACAGACGCTTCGATCTGCTGGACGGGCCGGGCGCGCGCATCCAGATCATCCAGCTTGCCGACGGGCAGTCGCTGCTGACGATCGTGCTGCATCCGATCATCTCAGACGACCGGGAAAAATCCGTTCTTGCAGCCTCGCTGGCGCGCATTCTCGATGGTGAACCCGCCGGCGACGTGCAGCCGGCGGAAATCTCGGCCGGGACGCGGGAGGAGGAATGGCTGGAGACGGATGAAGCGCGCAAAGCGCTTGCCTATTGGCGCGACACGATCGGTCTCGACTACGCGGCCTCGACCTTTCCCACCCGCTTCAACAGCGGCGGGCTTGCCGGCGTGGCGCGTGCTGAGCATCGGTTTGCGATCGAGCCCAACCTCTGGGCCAAGCTCGAACGGCATGCGGAGAGCAAGAGATACCAGATCGAGCGCGTGCTTCACGCCGCCTTCTGCGCGCTGCTGGCGCGCTACAGCGGCAACTATGCTTTGCTGACCGGGCTGCTGATCGCCCGCCCCGGCACCGAGCATTTCGCCAGCCGTGGCCGCGCCGCACAGGTTCTTCCCCTCGTGCTTTCCCTGACCTCCCGGCACTCTCTCGATGATGTCGTTGCGGCAATCTCGTCGGTGACGCAGGAGGGGCTTGCCCGCCTCGTGCCGCTGGAGCGCATCACGCAGGAGTTGGTCGTCGACGAAGCGGCGGCACAGGAAGCCGTGGTCAAGGCGCTGTTCGAATTCCGCGAGCCCTATCCGGTTCCGAGGCAGGCGACGAACCTGGAACCGCTGGGCGCGCGCGCCGATAGCGAGCTTTCCCTCATGATCGAGGCTCGCACAGATGGCGCCGCGTACGGGCTGATCGATTATGCCCAGGATCTCTACGACGGCGCCCTGGTTGCCCGTGTCGCCAGGCATTTCTGCCTGGTGCTGGAGCAGATCGTCGTAAAGCCGGATCTCAAGATCAAGGATATCGAGCTCATGGGCAGCGACGAGCTCGATTGGCTGTCGGCGCCCTATGAGGATGATGTCGTCAACGACGACCGGCCGGTGCACGAACTGATCTCGGCCCATTCGCGCCGCACGCCGGAGAAGACCGCGATCGTTTATGGCGACGAGGCGTGGAGCCATGGCTGGCTGGAGGCGAGCACGAACAGCCTCGGGCATCGGCTGCGGCAGCTCGGTGTCCGCGCCGAAGTGACGGTCGCGATCTTCATCAAGCGTTCGCCGGAGGCGATCGTTGGCATTCTCGCCACGCTGAAGGCGGGCGGTGCTTACATCCCGGTCGAGCCCGATCATCCGCCGGCGCGCAACCATCACATCCTGCGCGACGGCGGGGTGAAGATCGTCCTCACCCACAGCTGGCTGCGCCACCGCCTGCCGGAAGAGCTCGACGCCATCGTCCTAGAACTAGACAAGCTCGACCTCGACGGCGAGCCGGACACGCCGCTCTATATTCCCACGCACAAGGATCAGCTCGCTTATGTCATGTACACCTCGGGATCGACGGGATTGCCGAAAGGTGTCGCCGTCGAGCACGGGCCGCTGACGCACCATCTGCAGAATACCTCGCGGGTCTATGGCATGAGCTCGGAGTCCCGCGAGCTGCCCTTCCTGCCCTTCAGTTCGGACGGCGGCCATGAGCGCTGGATGAACCCGCTGATGGAGGGCGGCAGCATCATCCTTCCCGACCAGCCGCTCTGGACGCCGGAAGAAACGCTGACGGCGATGCGCAAGCATGGCGCCAACAATGCCAGCATTCCCACGACCTATCTGCAGCAGCTGGCGGAATGGGCCGACATTACCGACGGCGCCCCGCCGATGCGGCTCTATTCCTTCGGCGGCGAGGGGCTCGCGCAATCGACCTTCGATCTTCTGTCGCGGGCGCTGAAATCGGAATGGCTGATCAACGGCTATGGTCCCACGGAAACGATCATGACCCCGATGGTCTGGAAGGTGCGGGCCGGCACCAGGTTCCAGGGCGTCTATGCGCCGCTCGGACGCGCCGTCGGGCTCCGGCGCGTCTATGTGCTCGATCCCGACCTCAATCTGTGCCCGATCGGCGTGACCGGCGAGCTCTATATCGGCGGCGAGGGCATTGCCCGCGGCTATATTGGCAAGCCGGATACGACGGCGGACCGCTTCATTCCCGACCCATTCTCCAAGGAAGGCGGCCGGCTTTATCGCTCCGGCGACCTGACGCGCTGGCGCGAGGACGGAACCGTCGAGTTCGTCGGCCGCGTCGATCATCAGGTGAAGCTGCGCGGTTATCGCATCGAACTCGGCGAGATCGAAGCAGCACTCCTCCAGCAGCCCGGCGTCGGTGAGGCCCTCGTCGTGCTGCGCGACGACGATGCCGGCGAAAAGGCGCTGGTCGCCTATGTCGTTCGGAAGAAGGACGAGAGGCTCGACGTCGAGACGGTCCGCGCCGGACTCGAGCGCAGCCTGCCGTCCTACATGGTGCCGGCGGCCGTGGTTGAACTCGAAAAGATGCCGACCAATCCGAACAGCAAGCTCGACCGCTTCGCGCTGCCCGCGCCCCAGCCCGTCAAGCGCGCCATCGTCGAGCCGGTGACTGCGCTCGAAGAAGAGGTGCTGGATGTCTGGCGCCAGGTTCTCAAGCTGGAGGCGATCAGCGTCGAGGACAATTTCTTCGCCATCGGCGGCAATTCGCTGGGCGCGATCCGCATCCTCACGCAGCTGCGGCAGCGCCGGCCGAAGGTTCCGCTGACCGTCGCAGATATCTTCAATAACCCGACCATCCGCGCCTTTGCCGGCGTGATGGAACAGGGGGAGGAGCGAGATCTCTCCGAGGTGATCGTGCTGCGCGCTTCAGGGGCCAAGCCGCGGCTCTATTGCTTCCCGGGGCTTCTCGTCAGCACCCGCGAATATGTGAAACTCGTCGATTATCTCGGCGCCGACCAGCCGGCGACTGGCTTCATTTGCCACTCGCTGTCCGAGAAGAAGGAAGTCGGCGCGCCCGTTGAAGAGATCATAGAGAGCTATGTCGATTACATCAGAACGCATAGTAAAGGTGCGCCCTGCTACTTTCTCGGCTGGTCCTGGGGCGGGCTTCTGGCCTATGAGGCTGCCCGCACTCTCGCCAACGAGGTCGACGTCCGGATGATGGCGATGGTGGATGTCTGCGATCTCGGATCGGAATTCGCGATCGGCGCCAAACCGCGCTTCCGGCCGGGCGAGCGTGATGCGCTGCATCGCGACGTGCAGGCATGGCTGCAAAAGACGGCGATGCGCCCGGAATGGGACCGGCTGCTTTCGACCATGGACGCCGATACCTACGAGCAGTTCCTGCGCTTCGTCGGCGACGAGAAGGACCCGCTTCCCACAGACGGACCCGAGATCAGCAGCCGCGAACATACGTTCTGGGTGCTGATCGACAATGCCCTGATCTTCCGCAAGCATCGGCTCGTTCCCCATGACGTGCCGATCTATCCCTGGGCAGCCGACGACAGCCTCAATCGCGGCCTGAACCTGATCGATTGGCGCCGCCTGTCGCCGCGGGCGCACGCGGCCGAGATCATCACCGGCACCAACCACCTGCACATGATCGGGTCTCCGGCCTTCCACTCAAGGCTTGCCCTGCGTCTCAAGGAAACAGAGAAGGACAACGCATGA
- a CDS encoding sigma-70 family RNA polymerase sigma factor, whose translation MRASHRDVNGNAVVNAMIENKDKLLKTIESVLKSRAYSEDIFQDGVIKAYGVNVDGIRCPIGYAFRMVYNLALDESRRQRHQTNNHRSIDQIQEITAPVPTVLDQLVAAETLRDVLASLEALPKRTNDAFIRHRLNGVPQKDIAAELGVSRTLVNFMIKAAERHCHSAITDSPRADHEHRQDPSAARRAAPAAGRSKAVPVLPVQRRSEPSARSRRTG comes from the coding sequence ATGCGAGCATCGCATCGTGATGTGAACGGGAATGCGGTTGTCAACGCAATGATCGAAAACAAGGATAAGCTCCTGAAGACGATCGAAAGCGTTCTCAAATCAAGGGCATACTCCGAGGACATATTTCAGGACGGAGTCATCAAAGCTTATGGGGTCAATGTCGACGGTATTCGCTGCCCCATCGGCTATGCCTTCCGGATGGTCTATAATCTCGCACTGGATGAGAGCCGCCGCCAACGCCATCAGACGAACAACCATAGGTCGATAGATCAAATCCAGGAGATCACGGCTCCCGTCCCAACGGTGCTTGACCAGCTCGTTGCCGCAGAGACCCTGCGTGACGTGCTGGCTTCGCTCGAGGCGCTGCCGAAGCGCACCAACGACGCCTTCATCCGTCACCGCCTGAACGGCGTGCCGCAGAAGGACATCGCGGCCGAACTCGGCGTCTCACGGACCCTTGTTAATTTCATGATCAAGGCGGCGGAGCGGCATTGCCATTCGGCGATCACTGACTCCCCTCGTGCCGATCACGAACATCGGCAGGATCCTAGCGCCGCGCGGCGTGCAGCGCCTGCTGCAGGTCGCTCCAAAGCAGTTCCGGTTCTTCCAGTCCAACGGCGAAGCGAACCGTCTGCTCGCTCACGCCGAACCGGATGA
- a CDS encoding MATE family efflux transporter, with amino-acid sequence MNDMSEMSGSLRKRRLAPEDLASPHLFRLLLRLGLPAMFGLSINAAHHTINMVFVGTIGEDQIAAIMIVLPILMLVAAFGEGIGVGVATEVGRALGAGNRSSASTLASVSLAAGVAFGAASAAAIVAFPSFLLFGATPAIEPLAQHYLLIIAVSIPLTMAQIILDFLAIAEGNARFSMWTLVACFALNIILDPIMIFGFGLGLQGVAIATILSQLVALSIYGAYHARRLGTIRLTFGWRFGDLRHLRPVLAVGAPTTLTSLATAGAIAAMLSVAGTYHGEDGIAGVGIALRLLAVGALPVIGISLGAQSILSFAWGRGDISRVLSATRMLTAVTSAVGGAYGLTAIIFSGHLASFFTDNASVASIAGQAIVATHLPFLLFGLRQTVLILFQAQGRPKAALAVGLAQYGYLLFPLLAFLPPFFGFSGLLAAMFLASSLTDLLSCFCLARSLSALRQSSAGDLTALRPYPSFCP; translated from the coding sequence ATGAACGACATGAGCGAGATGAGCGGCAGCCTGCGGAAACGACGGCTTGCGCCGGAAGATCTTGCCAGCCCGCACCTGTTCAGGCTGCTGCTGCGGCTCGGGCTGCCCGCCATGTTTGGCCTGTCGATCAATGCCGCCCATCACACGATCAACATGGTCTTCGTCGGCACGATCGGGGAGGATCAGATCGCCGCGATCATGATCGTGCTGCCGATCCTGATGCTCGTCGCAGCCTTCGGCGAAGGCATCGGCGTCGGCGTGGCAACCGAGGTCGGGCGGGCGCTCGGCGCCGGCAACCGGTCGAGCGCGAGCACGCTTGCCTCGGTCAGCCTGGCCGCCGGCGTCGCCTTCGGCGCGGCCAGTGCGGCCGCAATCGTCGCATTTCCATCTTTCCTGCTGTTCGGCGCCACGCCAGCCATCGAGCCGCTTGCGCAGCATTACCTGCTCATCATCGCGGTCTCGATCCCGCTGACGATGGCGCAGATCATTCTCGATTTCCTGGCGATCGCCGAGGGCAATGCCCGCTTCAGCATGTGGACGCTGGTCGCCTGCTTTGCGCTGAACATCATTCTCGACCCGATCATGATCTTCGGCTTCGGCCTTGGGCTGCAGGGCGTGGCGATCGCGACAATCCTCTCCCAGCTCGTGGCGCTCTCAATCTACGGCGCCTATCATGCGAGACGGCTCGGCACGATCCGGCTGACGTTCGGCTGGCGGTTCGGCGATCTCAGGCATCTGAGGCCGGTCCTTGCCGTTGGCGCGCCAACGACGCTGACGAGCCTCGCAACCGCTGGCGCAATCGCCGCGATGCTGTCTGTCGCCGGCACCTATCATGGCGAGGACGGCATTGCCGGAGTCGGGATCGCCCTGCGGCTGCTTGCGGTCGGCGCACTCCCTGTCATCGGCATTTCGCTGGGCGCGCAGTCCATCCTGAGCTTCGCCTGGGGCCGCGGGGATATATCACGGGTGCTCTCGGCAACCCGCATGCTAACCGCCGTCACGAGCGCGGTCGGCGGCGCCTACGGGTTGACGGCGATCATCTTCTCCGGGCACCTTGCCTCGTTCTTCACCGACAATGCGTCCGTGGCATCGATCGCAGGCCAGGCGATCGTCGCAACCCATCTCCCCTTCCTGCTGTTCGGCCTCCGGCAGACCGTGCTGATCCTCTTCCAAGCACAGGGCAGGCCGAAAGCCGCCCTTGCCGTAGGCTTGGCGCAATATGGATATCTTCTCTTTCCGTTGCTTGCTTTCCTGCCGCCCTTCTTCGGTTTTTCAGGCCTGCTCGCAGCCATGTTTCTGGCCTCGTCGCTCACCGACCTGCTGTCATGCTTCTGCCTGGCGAGATCACTCAGCGCGCTCCGGCAGAGCTCGGCCGGTGATCTGACCGCACTCCGTCCCTATCCCAGCTTTTGCCCCTGA
- a CDS encoding GNAT family N-acetyltransferase, with translation MDFDAAKQRRALQARSYVRLAPNIVHLHTVRGNHEVALEVEAGIASLTFYEGNPVQSAELLMAAAEAVTAQDRSIKSVAFEGHKASLPRHISGTDGRLDSAILWQWPSLWLPQMSYPLPPVQQMTAGRYHPRRPAKPKGTVYQRFIPWLERDISFRVADPETDLAAFNRWMNDEQVNTIWEDAGSIDKHREILEARIADPHVLPLIGSFADIPFGYFEVYWAKENRLGPYYDADDYDRGWHVAIGEPDYRGKKWISAWLPSLMHFIFLDDPRTKCIVGEPRASHEQQIRNLDRSGFAKIKHFDFPHKRALLVMLTRERFFGDHLWVPAS, from the coding sequence ATGGATTTCGACGCCGCCAAGCAAAGGCGGGCTCTACAGGCGCGCAGCTATGTCAGGCTCGCCCCCAATATCGTCCATCTCCACACCGTGCGCGGGAATCACGAAGTCGCCCTCGAAGTCGAAGCCGGCATCGCCTCGCTGACCTTCTACGAGGGAAATCCCGTGCAATCGGCCGAGCTTCTCATGGCAGCCGCCGAAGCGGTGACGGCGCAAGATCGGTCGATCAAATCGGTCGCTTTCGAAGGCCATAAGGCCAGCCTTCCCCGGCACATCTCAGGCACCGATGGACGGCTCGATTCCGCTATCCTCTGGCAATGGCCCTCGCTGTGGCTGCCGCAGATGTCCTATCCGCTGCCGCCGGTGCAGCAGATGACCGCGGGGCGCTATCATCCGCGCCGGCCGGCAAAGCCGAAAGGCACGGTCTACCAGCGCTTCATCCCGTGGCTGGAGCGGGACATCAGCTTCAGGGTGGCCGATCCCGAGACCGATCTTGCGGCCTTTAACCGTTGGATGAACGACGAGCAGGTCAACACGATCTGGGAGGATGCGGGCTCGATCGACAAGCACCGGGAGATCCTGGAGGCGAGGATCGCCGATCCGCATGTCCTGCCACTGATCGGCAGTTTCGCCGACATTCCCTTCGGCTATTTCGAGGTCTACTGGGCCAAGGAAAACCGGCTCGGTCCCTACTACGATGCCGATGATTACGATCGCGGATGGCATGTCGCGATCGGCGAGCCCGATTATCGCGGCAAGAAATGGATCAGCGCGTGGCTTCCCTCGCTGATGCATTTCATCTTCCTCGACGATCCCCGCACGAAATGCATTGTCGGCGAACCGCGCGCCAGCCACGAGCAGCAGATCCGCAATCTCGACCGCTCGGGCTTTGCCAAGATCAAGCATTTCGATTTTCCGCACAAACGGGCGCTTCTCGTCATGCTGACGCGCGAGCGTTTCTTCGGCGATCATCTCTGGGTGCCCGCATCATGA
- a CDS encoding PLP-dependent transferase, protein MNLSFSPRDLGDQAADDLFTPVDPSAFNAVSPPIFQTSLFTYDSYEAMEDVFAGRARNFIYSRGDNPTVREFELLVARLEGAEDGRAFSSGTAAITATILSLVEAGDRVVAVRHLYNDVYRLLVKLLGRLGVTVDFIDPSDHDEVRKALPGARLLYLENPSSFVFELQDIVALSAMAQEAGVTTVIDNSWATPLFQKPILHGVDIVIHAASKYLGGHSDTVAGVVVGTKEAIARINSTSYPYMGAKLSPFEAWLLLRGMRTLRVRLKEHERSGLLLADRLKQHPDIARVRHPAFQDHPGRATLSGYAGLFSFDLTPDIDVARFVNALREIRLGVSWGGPETLVVPAKVALQIPDRMTTFIRFGVSEQTVRFAVGLEEPELLWSDLQQALHAARR, encoded by the coding sequence ATGAACCTGTCCTTCAGCCCACGCGACCTTGGCGACCAAGCGGCCGACGATCTCTTCACGCCCGTCGATCCCTCGGCCTTCAACGCCGTGTCGCCGCCGATCTTCCAGACCTCGCTCTTCACCTATGACAGTTACGAGGCGATGGAGGATGTCTTCGCCGGCCGGGCGCGCAACTTCATCTATTCGCGCGGCGACAATCCGACTGTCCGTGAATTCGAGCTCTTGGTCGCCCGCCTCGAAGGCGCGGAAGATGGGCGCGCCTTTTCAAGCGGAACGGCCGCCATCACCGCGACCATTCTCAGCCTCGTGGAAGCGGGCGACCGGGTCGTCGCCGTCCGCCACCTCTATAATGATGTCTACCGCCTGCTGGTCAAGCTGCTCGGCAGGCTCGGCGTCACGGTGGATTTCATCGATCCTTCCGACCATGACGAGGTGCGCAAGGCGCTGCCGGGCGCAAGGCTGCTCTATCTCGAAAACCCCTCCTCCTTCGTCTTCGAGCTTCAGGACATCGTGGCGCTGTCGGCCATGGCACAGGAGGCGGGTGTCACAACCGTCATCGACAATTCCTGGGCGACGCCGCTCTTCCAGAAGCCGATCCTGCACGGCGTCGATATCGTCATTCACGCCGCCTCGAAATATCTCGGCGGCCACAGCGATACGGTCGCCGGCGTCGTCGTCGGCACGAAAGAGGCGATCGCCAGGATCAACTCGACCTCCTACCCCTATATGGGCGCCAAGCTCTCGCCCTTCGAGGCCTGGCTCCTGCTGCGCGGCATGCGCACGCTGCGCGTCCGGCTGAAGGAGCATGAGCGCAGCGGACTTCTGCTCGCCGACCGGCTGAAACAGCATCCCGACATCGCCCGCGTTCGCCACCCGGCCTTTCAAGACCACCCCGGCCGGGCGACGCTGTCGGGTTATGCCGGGCTCTTCTCTTTCGACCTCACGCCCGACATAGATGTCGCGCGTTTCGTCAATGCGCTGCGCGAGATCCGCCTCGGCGTCAGCTGGGGAGGGCCGGAAACGCTTGTGGTCCCCGCCAAGGTGGCGCTGCAGATTCCCGACCGGATGACCACCTTCATCCGGTTCGGCGTGAGCGAGCAGACGGTTCGCTTCGCCGTTGGACTGGAAGAACCGGAACTGCTTTGGAGCGACCTGCAGCAGGCGCTGCACGCCGCGCGGCGCTAG
- a CDS encoding GNAT family N-acetyltransferase: MGRTVEILTGKAELCRSIMSALPDWFSESEVIEASAQAIEKLPVFGYIEADVVTALMALKPHLPDAVEIALIATRPEYHGQGAGRHLLDAAGGFAQKSGARLLTAKTLAPRGRDEPQFEATRRFYDRNGFVRAEVFAKLWHEDHPCLFMIKPLAGKQPSEAAL, translated from the coding sequence ATGGGACGAACAGTTGAGATCCTGACCGGCAAGGCGGAACTCTGCCGATCGATCATGAGTGCCTTGCCCGACTGGTTTTCGGAATCCGAGGTCATCGAAGCGAGCGCCCAGGCGATCGAGAAGTTGCCGGTGTTCGGCTATATCGAAGCGGATGTCGTCACCGCGCTGATGGCCTTGAAGCCGCACCTGCCTGATGCCGTCGAAATTGCGCTGATCGCGACGCGGCCGGAATATCACGGCCAGGGCGCAGGGCGACATCTCCTCGACGCTGCCGGAGGCTTCGCCCAGAAATCGGGCGCCCGGCTGCTGACGGCCAAGACGCTTGCGCCGCGCGGCCGCGACGAGCCGCAATTCGAGGCGACACGCCGCTTCTACGACCGGAACGGCTTCGTCAGGGCGGAGGTGTTTGCCAAACTCTGGCACGAGGACCATCCGTGCCTGTTCATGATCAAGCCGCTCGCCGGAAAACAGCCGAGCGAGGCCGCGCTTTGA
- a CDS encoding iron-siderophore ABC transporter substrate-binding protein, with protein sequence MTSAPVMARAADNGVVSLDYGLASTMMALGSVPRAIASLRNWSEWVVEPTMPQGVVDIGTTSEINLEVLTSLRPSLILSTPFLAALDENLSRIAPVATFTVYAENGDALDRSYAETRRLGAMIGRQRQAEAFLARADAMFERLRERVRGLSAPPVAVINFVDRRHARIYSGPGLYGGTMRRIGLENAWKGEASYWGFQTIGLEQLAELDEEAHLVVVSPLLPPDVLTRLSESPLWASLPFVRRQRISVVPGVLMFGMVQEALRFSTLIVDVLETAAR encoded by the coding sequence ATGACGAGCGCACCCGTCATGGCCCGCGCCGCTGATAACGGCGTCGTGTCGCTCGATTACGGATTGGCATCGACGATGATGGCGCTCGGCAGCGTGCCGCGAGCGATCGCCTCGCTCAGGAACTGGTCGGAATGGGTCGTCGAGCCAACCATGCCGCAAGGCGTCGTCGATATCGGCACCACCTCCGAGATCAATCTCGAAGTCCTCACCAGCCTCCGGCCATCGCTCATCCTGAGCACGCCTTTCCTGGCGGCGCTGGATGAAAATCTCTCCCGCATCGCGCCGGTCGCGACCTTCACTGTTTATGCCGAGAACGGCGATGCGCTCGACCGCTCCTACGCCGAAACGCGGCGTCTCGGCGCCATGATCGGGCGACAGAGGCAAGCGGAGGCGTTTCTCGCCCGCGCCGATGCCATGTTCGAGCGGCTGCGCGAGAGGGTGAGGGGCCTGTCCGCGCCTCCTGTCGCCGTTATCAACTTCGTCGACCGGAGGCATGCGCGCATCTACAGCGGCCCGGGGCTTTACGGCGGCACCATGCGGCGCATCGGCCTTGAGAATGCCTGGAAGGGCGAGGCCAGCTACTGGGGATTTCAGACTATCGGACTGGAACAGCTCGCCGAACTCGATGAAGAGGCGCACCTCGTCGTCGTGTCGCCCTTGCTTCCGCCTGATGTCCTGACCCGGCTTTCAGAAAGCCCGCTTTGGGCCAGCCTCCCCTTCGTCCGGCGCCAGCGCATCTCGGTCGTTCCCGGCGTCCTGATGTTTGGAATGGTCCAGGAGGCGCTGCGCTTTTCGACACTGATAGTCGATGTTCTGGAGACTGCCGCCCGATGA
- a CDS encoding MbtH family NRPS accessory protein yields MDNLEPRDDLWIVVHDTEHHYSVWPQDKRIPVTWQPAGFAGSRQECLAHIRDIWADPRPLSLRSAMAADARL; encoded by the coding sequence ATGGACAATCTTGAGCCCCGCGACGATCTCTGGATCGTCGTCCACGACACCGAGCATCACTACTCGGTCTGGCCGCAGGACAAGCGGATTCCAGTGACCTGGCAGCCGGCGGGTTTTGCCGGTTCGCGCCAGGAATGCCTCGCCCATATCCGCGACATCTGGGCCGATCCTCGCCCGCTCTCCCTGCGCTCGGCCATGGCAGCCGATGCGCGTCTCTGA